GGCAAGGCTAGTTGAAAGGGCGGTTTGTCGTGCCCGCGAACACGGCTGTCATCTTATCGTTTTGAATACCAACGAGCGAAATATCGAAGCATTACGCCTTTACACTAAAATTGGTTTTGTTGCTGAACGCTCGCGGTGGGAAGGGGGTCGTCAGCTTTGGCTTGAGATGCCGTTGTAGAGACAGACCAAATCGGGTCAAGGAAGGCATTTAACCATTCTCTCCCACACCACCCCGCGTGCGGGTCCGCACAGGGCGGTTCATGAAGACGCGCAGACAATGCTGATAGTCTAAGCGTATCCTTGAACTTTCATCCAGAGATGACGAATGGATAGCAATCCCTGCTCCAGCCATTCATTGGTCATTCCCGTTTGGGTCGCCAGCGTCTTTAACAAGCGCCAGTAACCTTTGCGGCTAAGCCCTGTCGAGAACGCATGCCGTCTACTCATTCCCAGCTTGAGCAGGTTGGTGATATGAGTTCTGGGTCTGCGCCATTACTTCCAATAACACATTCGAATCCGCCGCCTTAACCAACCGTCTAGCTCTTCGATGGGGGAGTAATGCTGGGAAATCCCAAAGTAGCAGGTACTCCCTCGCGAGGGCACCCTTGCCTTAAGCTAGGATTTGTCGTCACTTGGCTCCAAAACTTTCGAGCATTTGGACGTTGGTCCTCCTCCAGGAGACTCTCACCCCATTAGTTCATGCCCATGCTGGGCGTACACAATTCGGATGCAGCGGATTGACGAGTGCTCTTAGCGCTGAGTCGAGGTTACCTGTAACCGCTGACTTTTGTCGTTAGACGGCTTTATTGAATGTTAATCTGCATAGATGACTAATTACGTTCATGTGATTGAAAGGGATGGATTCACCGTCGTCCCAAATATCCTAGATTTTGGGCTGATCTCGTTACTCATTGAACATCTAACACAAGTCCCTATTGATCATGCAGTGAGTCGTAGAAGTGGCGGAGCCTACGGAATTAGGAATCTCCTTAATCTGGTTCCGCTTACAAGAGATATCGCAAACAGCCAAGCCCTTCGCCTTTTGGTCGAGCCGATTCTTGGTAGGAAAGCACAAGTTGTCCGCGGCATCTTTTTCGATAAGACAGTGGAAGCAAATTGGAAAGTGGCATGGCATCAGGATCTAACTATTGCTGTTCGTGAACGGATTGATGTGGAGGATTATGGTCCCTGGTCGGTGAAAGCAGGTATTGTCCATGTGCAGCCACCAGTTGCTATTTTGGAGAACATGCTGACCATCAGAGTTCATTTGGATGATACAGATGAGTTGAATGGAGCATTGCGCGTCATTCCTGGCTCACACAAGGCAGGGCGTCTGCTAGCTGAAGAGATTCGGGATTGGAAAGAAAAGAGAAATAGCGTCACGTGCAGACTAGAAAGAGGCGGAGCCATGATAATGCGTCCACTACTCTTGCACTCATCTTCAGCAGCTATAGATCCAGGACACAGGCGCGTGCTGCATCTTGAGTATTGTTCAGCAAAGTTGCCGGATGTGCTGAAATGGCATGAGGCTTAAGTTACTAGCCGTCTAACAAGCGTGTTGGAGCGGAGTCGCTCAAATCCTGATGTGTTACAAAGCTTCTGATGGCCTCTCAACGCAATCGTTAGACTGACAAGAGTAGGAGGCAAATCTGTGTTCGACGAATACCTGAATAGAGTCCGAAGCGGTGAAAGCTTCTCCGAAAAAGAAGCGGCTGCGATTGCCTGGGACATCTTCGAATCTAACGTTAACGATAGGGCCGTCGCTGACTTCCTTGTGGCGCTGGCCGAGAAGGGTGAAACAGCAGCCGAAGTTGCTGGTTTTGCCAGTGAGTTGGTTCGTAGAGCCTTACCTGTAAATGCCCCTGCAACTTGTGTGGATCTCTGTGGTACCGGTGGTAGTGATCTAGCAAGGTTTAACGTCTCGACAGCCGCTGCGTTTGTCGCAGCGTCATGTGGGGTGCCAATTGCCAAACACGGTAACCGGGGATCTCGCCGTCCAAACGGTGCATTTGACTTACTCGAAGCCCTAGGGATTCCAATTGAGCTGCCTCCGAAGTTGATTGAAGAGTGCTTGGCGCAGGTGGGTGTCGCGTTCATCTTCGCTCGAATGTATCATCCCGGTATGAAGCGCGTCACGGAAGCACGGAAACTTGCAGGACGTCGAACAATATTCAATCTGATCGGTCCGCTATCTAATCCAGCAAGGGTAACTCACCAGCTCATAGGTACAGCGGACGCGGCAAGGTTACGGGTTCTCGGTGAGGCGCTCCAACGAATTGGGCGCACCAGGGCTTTGGTAGTCTACGGTGATCCGGGTATTGACGAATTCTCGGTCTCGGGTGAGTCAGTTGTCCTTGAGGTGACACCAAACGAAATCGTTGAGTCCAAGTTCCAACTCTCTGAGGTGGGTATTGAGCGGGTTGATTACGCTGAACTCCCGACAGGGGATTGCCATAACAATGCGATCGTGTTTTACCAGCTCTTGGACGACAAGGCTCCTAAAGGTATACGTGACATGGTTGCTCTTAACGCTGGCGCTGTACTCTACTTAAGTGGATACACTCGCACGATTGCTGAAGGATATCGTGCTGCATCTGATGCGATCGGCGATGGCCGTATGAAGGAAAAGTTCGTG
Above is a genomic segment from Trichocoleus desertorum ATA4-8-CV12 containing:
- a CDS encoding phytanoyl-CoA dioxygenase family protein encodes the protein MTNYVHVIERDGFTVVPNILDFGLISLLIEHLTQVPIDHAVSRRSGGAYGIRNLLNLVPLTRDIANSQALRLLVEPILGRKAQVVRGIFFDKTVEANWKVAWHQDLTIAVRERIDVEDYGPWSVKAGIVHVQPPVAILENMLTIRVHLDDTDELNGALRVIPGSHKAGRLLAEEIRDWKEKRNSVTCRLERGGAMIMRPLLLHSSSAAIDPGHRRVLHLEYCSAKLPDVLKWHEA
- the trpD gene encoding anthranilate phosphoribosyltransferase — translated: MFDEYLNRVRSGESFSEKEAAAIAWDIFESNVNDRAVADFLVALAEKGETAAEVAGFASELVRRALPVNAPATCVDLCGTGGSDLARFNVSTAAAFVAASCGVPIAKHGNRGSRRPNGAFDLLEALGIPIELPPKLIEECLAQVGVAFIFARMYHPGMKRVTEARKLAGRRTIFNLIGPLSNPARVTHQLIGTADAARLRVLGEALQRIGRTRALVVYGDPGIDEFSVSGESVVLEVTPNEIVESKFQLSEVGIERVDYAELPTGDCHNNAIVFYQLLDDKAPKGIRDMVALNAGAVLYLSGYTRTIAEGYRAASDAIGDGRMKEKFVTLKDYLADNVR